Proteins encoded in a region of the Variovorax sp. PAMC 28711 genome:
- a CDS encoding MFS transporter — protein sequence MAKVPAAALAVLFAGVSAALHLGKLPPAVPALQASLGVGWVEAGFLLSLVQGAGMTLGVFAGLAADSIGLRRSMLIGLVIVTLSSAAGGLVQPGPAAVAWLLALRALEGVGFLLAVMPGPGLIRALVPPGADKGALGLWGAYMPLGVALALLLGPAIIARAGWSGWWWSLSLVSAAAAVWVVVQVPDDRARAAATQAVSVAGWRARLLDTVRASGPRRVALAFAVYSSQWMAVIGFLPAIYAEAGVPPGWNAVLTALAAAMNIVGNLAGGRLLQRGVAPSRLLRRGFALMALGSIAAFAQWGQGADAIALPPAWRYAAVCLFSLGGGVVPATLFMLAVRLAPGPSTVSTTVGFMQQASALGQFIAPPVVAWVAHRVGGWQWTWVVTLACSVAGIVLAGRLVQADPPGRAG from the coding sequence GTGGCCAAAGTGCCGGCCGCCGCGCTGGCGGTGTTGTTCGCGGGCGTGAGTGCCGCGCTGCATCTCGGCAAGTTGCCGCCGGCCGTGCCCGCGTTGCAGGCCTCGCTGGGCGTCGGGTGGGTCGAGGCCGGCTTTTTGCTGTCGCTGGTGCAGGGCGCCGGCATGACGCTCGGCGTGTTTGCGGGCCTCGCTGCAGATTCGATCGGGTTGCGGCGCAGCATGCTGATTGGCCTGGTCATCGTGACGCTGTCGAGCGCAGCGGGCGGTCTCGTGCAGCCGGGACCGGCGGCCGTCGCCTGGCTCCTTGCACTGCGCGCGCTCGAAGGCGTGGGCTTCCTGCTCGCCGTGATGCCCGGCCCCGGCCTCATCCGCGCGCTGGTCCCGCCTGGCGCCGACAAGGGGGCGCTGGGTTTGTGGGGCGCCTACATGCCGCTGGGCGTGGCGCTGGCGCTGCTGCTTGGCCCGGCCATCATCGCCCGGGCCGGATGGTCGGGTTGGTGGTGGTCGTTGTCGCTGGTGTCGGCCGCAGCGGCGGTCTGGGTGGTCGTGCAGGTGCCCGACGACCGGGCGCGTGCTGCCGCGACGCAAGCGGTCAGCGTGGCCGGTTGGCGCGCGCGGCTGCTCGACACCGTGCGGGCCAGCGGGCCACGGCGTGTGGCATTGGCATTCGCGGTCTATTCCTCGCAGTGGATGGCCGTCATCGGATTTCTCCCGGCGATCTATGCCGAGGCCGGCGTGCCACCCGGCTGGAATGCCGTGCTGACGGCGCTCGCTGCGGCCATGAACATCGTCGGCAACCTCGCGGGCGGGCGGCTGCTGCAGCGCGGCGTCGCGCCATCGCGGCTGTTGCGACGGGGCTTCGCGCTGATGGCGCTGGGCAGCATCGCCGCCTTTGCGCAGTGGGGGCAGGGCGCCGACGCAATCGCGTTGCCACCCGCTTGGCGCTACGCCGCGGTTTGCCTCTTTTCATTGGGCGGTGGTGTCGTACCCGCCACGCTCTTCATGCTGGCGGTGCGCCTCGCGCCGGGCCCGTCGACCGTGTCGACCACGGTCGGCTTCATGCAGCAGGCGTCGGCGCTGGGCCAGTTCATCGCGCCGCCGGTGGTGGCGTGGGTGGCGCACCGCGTCGGCGGATGGCAATGGACATGGGTCGTCACGCTCGCGTGCTCGGTCGCCGGCATCGTGCTGGCCGGACGACTGGTGCAAGCCGACCCTCCCGGGCGCGCAGGATGA
- a CDS encoding deoxyguanosinetriphosphate triphosphohydrolase, whose translation MSRLAPYACDPAQSRGRRHTEPPAPTRDAFQRDRDRIVHSTAFRRLVYKTQVFLNHEGDLFRTRLTHSLEVAQLGRSIARALQLNEDLVEAIALAHDLGHTPFGHAGQDALDVCMHAHGGFEHNLQSLRMVDALELRYPQFDGLNLSFETREGILKHCSRVNVERIEAGEPAGVARRFLDRTQPSLEAQLCNLADEIAYNAHDIDDGVRSGLISMESLAEVELFAHYRQQALDEYPALAGRRVLYETIRRMLSAQVYDVIDATRAALAAAAPVDADAVRRAAPIVAFSEPMRVQSAALKRFLFANLYRHPQVMATTEQASDVVRELFDAYLDRPDDMRPSFAERADRHRAVADYIAGMTDRFAMREHERLTGRRWVV comes from the coding sequence ATGAGCCGCCTCGCGCCCTACGCCTGTGACCCGGCGCAGTCTCGCGGACGCCGCCACACCGAGCCGCCCGCTCCGACCCGCGACGCCTTCCAGCGCGACCGCGACCGCATCGTGCACTCCACCGCGTTCCGCCGGCTGGTCTACAAGACGCAGGTGTTCCTGAACCACGAGGGCGATCTGTTTCGCACGCGGCTCACGCACTCGCTCGAGGTGGCTCAGCTCGGCCGGTCGATCGCGCGCGCCCTGCAGCTGAACGAAGATCTGGTCGAGGCGATTGCGCTGGCCCACGACCTGGGTCACACGCCGTTCGGCCATGCCGGGCAGGACGCGCTTGATGTCTGCATGCATGCGCACGGCGGCTTCGAGCACAACCTGCAAAGCCTGCGCATGGTCGACGCGCTGGAGCTGCGCTACCCCCAATTCGACGGGCTCAACCTCAGCTTCGAGACCCGCGAAGGCATCCTGAAGCACTGCTCGCGCGTCAATGTCGAGCGCATCGAAGCCGGCGAACCCGCCGGCGTGGCGCGGCGCTTTCTGGACCGCACGCAGCCGTCGCTCGAGGCGCAGCTGTGCAATCTCGCGGACGAGATCGCCTACAACGCCCACGACATCGATGATGGCGTGCGCTCCGGCCTCATCAGCATGGAGAGCCTGGCCGAGGTCGAGCTGTTCGCCCACTATCGGCAGCAGGCCCTCGACGAATACCCGGCACTCGCCGGCCGCCGGGTGCTCTACGAAACCATCCGCCGCATGCTCAGCGCGCAGGTGTACGACGTGATCGACGCCACGCGCGCGGCCCTGGCGGCGGCGGCGCCGGTCGATGCCGACGCGGTGCGGCGAGCAGCGCCGATCGTGGCGTTCAGCGAGCCGATGCGCGTGCAGTCGGCGGCGCTCAAACGCTTTCTTTTCGCCAACCTCTACCGCCACCCGCAGGTGATGGCGACGACCGAACAGGCGAGCGACGTGGTCCGTGAACTGTTCGATGCCTACCTCGACCGGCCCGACGACATGCGCCCTTCGTTCGCGGAGCGCGCCGATCGGCATCGGGCCGTGGCCGACTACATCGCCGGCATGACCGACCGCTTCGCCATGCGCGAGCACGAGCGCCTCACCGGACGGCGGTGGGTCGTGTGA
- the aroB gene encoding 3-dehydroquinate synthase, giving the protein MPLTAFRDRVDIDLGDRSYPILIGTDLLGDFDAFAATPAAATALIVTNTTVAPLYLAALRNTLTARFRAVHVLELPDGEVYKDWATLNLIFDALLRHGADRKTVLFALGGGVVGDMTGFAAASYMRGVPFVQVPTTLLAQVDSSVGGKTAINHPLGKNMIGAFYQPQLVLCDLATLQTLPPRELSAGLAEVIKYGPISDMAFFDWIEANVDALVALDPAALAHAVKRSCEIKAGVVGQDERENGLRAILNFGHTFGHAIESGLGYGEWLHGEAVGCGMVMAAHLSQRLGGVDAAFVERLTRLIERAGLPIVGPALGDARYLELMRIDKKSEAGEIRFVVIDKPGSAVVRSAPDAMVREVLVQCCTA; this is encoded by the coding sequence ATGCCATTGACCGCCTTTCGTGACCGGGTCGATATCGACCTCGGCGACCGCAGCTATCCGATTTTGATCGGCACCGATCTGCTCGGTGATTTCGACGCCTTTGCGGCGACCCCGGCCGCGGCCACCGCGCTCATCGTCACCAACACGACGGTAGCGCCGCTGTACCTGGCAGCCTTGCGCAACACGTTGACCGCGCGGTTTCGCGCGGTGCATGTGCTCGAGCTGCCCGACGGCGAGGTCTACAAGGATTGGGCGACGCTGAACCTGATATTCGATGCACTGTTGCGCCATGGGGCGGACCGCAAGACCGTTCTCTTCGCCCTGGGCGGCGGCGTGGTGGGCGACATGACCGGCTTCGCCGCCGCGAGCTACATGCGTGGCGTGCCTTTCGTCCAGGTGCCGACCACCTTGCTGGCCCAGGTCGACTCGTCGGTCGGCGGCAAGACGGCCATCAACCACCCGCTGGGCAAGAACATGATCGGCGCGTTCTACCAGCCTCAGCTGGTGCTGTGCGATCTTGCGACGTTGCAAACGCTTCCGCCGCGCGAGCTCAGCGCCGGGCTGGCGGAAGTGATCAAGTACGGCCCGATCTCCGACATGGCGTTCTTCGACTGGATCGAGGCGAATGTTGACGCACTGGTCGCGCTCGATCCGGCGGCGCTGGCGCATGCGGTCAAGCGCAGCTGCGAGATCAAGGCGGGAGTGGTCGGCCAGGACGAGCGCGAAAACGGCCTGCGCGCGATCCTGAATTTCGGCCACACCTTCGGCCATGCGATCGAGTCGGGCCTGGGCTACGGCGAGTGGCTGCACGGCGAGGCGGTCGGCTGCGGCATGGTCATGGCAGCGCATCTGTCACAGCGCCTCGGCGGCGTCGACGCCGCTTTCGTCGAGCGGCTCACTCGCCTGATCGAGCGCGCCGGGCTGCCCATCGTCGGGCCCGCGCTCGGCGACGCGCGCTATCTGGAATTGATGCGCATCGACAAGAAATCAGAGGCCGGCGAGATCCGCTTCGTTGTCATCGACAAGCCCGGTTCGGCCGTCGTTCGCAGCGCACCCGATGCAATGGTGCGCGAGGTTCTCGTGCAGTGCTGCACCGCCTGA
- a CDS encoding shikimate kinase, whose protein sequence is MAVAFVGLPGAGKSAVGRRLAQRLQLPFVDSDHVIEQRIGCSIREYFDREGETNFRDVEQSVIADLAANARGVVATGGGAVLRQPNRVQLRDRFHVIYLRSSPEDLFRRLRHDVKRPLLQVADPLGRLRELHSVRDPLYSETAHDVVETGRPSVSMLVNIILMQLELAGVTLSDPQAEPPP, encoded by the coding sequence GTGGCGGTCGCATTTGTCGGGTTGCCCGGCGCCGGAAAATCCGCGGTGGGCCGGCGGCTGGCGCAGCGCCTGCAGCTTCCTTTCGTCGACAGTGACCATGTCATCGAGCAGCGCATCGGCTGCTCGATCCGCGAGTATTTCGACCGCGAAGGCGAGACGAACTTCCGCGATGTCGAACAGTCGGTGATCGCTGATCTCGCCGCCAACGCGCGCGGCGTGGTGGCAACCGGCGGCGGTGCGGTGTTGCGCCAGCCGAATCGCGTCCAATTGCGCGACCGCTTTCACGTGATCTATTTGCGCTCTTCGCCGGAAGATCTCTTTCGGCGCTTGCGCCACGATGTGAAGCGCCCCTTGCTCCAGGTGGCCGATCCGCTCGGTCGACTGCGCGAACTTCATTCGGTGCGCGATCCGCTCTACAGCGAGACGGCGCACGACGTCGTCGAAACCGGCCGGCCCTCCGTCTCCATGCTCGTCAACATCATCCTGATGCAGCTCGAACTCGCCGGCGTGACCCTGTCGGATCCGCAAGCCGAGCCGCCGCCCTGA
- the pilQ gene encoding type IV pilus secretin family protein: MNRQNPITALWLRAAGVTLLALTSAVWVHAQNSIQAVTSSTQSGAEVLKIDLAQPLTVVPTGFVIQTPARIALDFPGVINAIGRTAIDVNQGNLRSVNVVQAGERTRLVLNLKEATAYKTEIQGKSLLVSLEPVAGTALAASTATAFAENRNRDMVPLRDVDFRLGSDNTGRVIVDLANNQTGVDIRQQGKNLVVEFTKSTLPEGLRRRLDVADFGTPVQLITTQQSGDRVRMVIEPKGEWEHSAYQSENQFVVEVRPRKIDPTKLTQGAGYNGEKLSLNFQNIDVRSLLQVIADFTNFNIVTSDSVTGSLTLRLKDVPWDQALEIIMQAKNLGMRKNGSVLWIAPKDEINAKEKLDFEAQAAIQNLEPLRTQSFQLNYTKALVIAQGLTGSGASSGGGGGSGSTTRILSARGSVIAEARTNQLFVSDIPSRLSQVAELIQKLDIPVRQVLIEARIVEASDTFGKSLGVKLGGGAVNNRNSLGTFPSVTGGGTVTTNTNGVISSTSTSPTVTFPQFTQGNFINLPSTGVSGNGNAAGTFAISLFNSSFSRMLNLEISALEADGKGKVVSSPRVVTADQTKALIEQGTELPYQVATSSGATSIAFRKANLKLEVTPQITPEGNIILTLDVNKDTVGQATTAGFAINTKHVQTEVLVENGGTVVIGGIFELTESNDESRIPVLGEVPVLGALFRTRNRVANKTEMLVFITPKMITDRNAAR, from the coding sequence ATGAACCGACAAAACCCGATCACCGCACTGTGGCTGCGCGCCGCGGGCGTGACCCTTCTCGCGCTGACCTCGGCCGTTTGGGTCCATGCGCAGAATTCCATTCAAGCCGTCACGAGCTCGACCCAGTCGGGGGCTGAAGTCCTGAAGATCGATCTGGCACAGCCGCTCACGGTCGTACCGACCGGCTTCGTCATTCAGACGCCGGCGCGCATCGCATTGGACTTCCCGGGCGTGATCAACGCGATCGGCCGCACGGCGATCGACGTCAATCAGGGCAACCTGCGTTCGGTGAACGTCGTCCAGGCGGGTGAGCGAACACGTCTGGTGCTGAACCTGAAGGAAGCCACGGCGTACAAGACCGAAATTCAGGGCAAGTCGTTGCTGGTGTCGCTGGAGCCGGTTGCAGGCACTGCACTCGCCGCCTCCACCGCCACGGCGTTTGCCGAGAACCGCAACCGCGACATGGTGCCTTTGCGTGATGTTGACTTCCGCCTGGGTTCGGACAACACCGGCCGCGTGATCGTCGATCTCGCCAACAACCAGACCGGTGTGGACATTCGTCAGCAGGGCAAGAACCTGGTGGTCGAGTTCACCAAGTCGACGTTGCCAGAAGGCCTGCGCCGCCGTCTCGACGTGGCCGATTTTGGAACGCCGGTGCAGCTCATCACCACGCAGCAATCGGGCGACCGCGTGCGCATGGTCATCGAGCCGAAGGGCGAGTGGGAACACAGCGCCTACCAGAGCGAAAACCAGTTCGTGGTGGAAGTTCGCCCCCGCAAGATCGACCCGACCAAACTGACGCAAGGCGCTGGCTACAACGGCGAGAAGCTCTCGCTGAACTTCCAGAACATCGACGTCCGCTCGCTGCTCCAGGTGATTGCCGACTTCACGAACTTCAACATCGTGACCTCGGATTCGGTCACCGGATCGCTGACGCTGCGCCTCAAGGACGTGCCGTGGGACCAGGCGCTCGAAATCATCATGCAGGCCAAGAACCTCGGCATGCGCAAGAACGGCAGCGTGCTGTGGATCGCGCCCAAGGATGAAATCAACGCCAAGGAAAAGCTCGACTTCGAAGCGCAGGCAGCGATCCAGAACCTGGAGCCGCTGCGCACGCAATCCTTCCAGCTGAACTACACCAAGGCGCTGGTGATTGCCCAGGGTCTGACCGGCAGCGGTGCTTCGTCGGGTGGCGGTGGTGGTTCGGGCAGCACGACGCGCATCCTGAGTGCGCGGGGCAGTGTCATCGCCGAAGCGCGCACCAACCAACTGTTCGTGTCGGACATTCCGTCACGCCTCTCGCAGGTCGCCGAACTGATTCAGAAGCTCGATATCCCGGTGCGACAGGTGCTCATCGAAGCGCGCATCGTGGAAGCCTCGGACACGTTCGGCAAGTCGCTCGGCGTGAAGCTCGGCGGCGGCGCGGTGAACAACCGCAACTCGCTCGGCACGTTCCCCTCGGTCACCGGTGGCGGCACGGTCACGACGAACACCAACGGCGTGATCAGCTCGACCAGCACCAGCCCGACGGTCACGTTCCCGCAGTTCACCCAGGGCAACTTCATCAACCTGCCGTCGACCGGCGTGTCCGGCAACGGCAACGCCGCAGGCACCTTCGCGATTTCGCTGTTCAACAGCAGCTTTTCGCGCATGTTGAATCTTGAAATTTCCGCGCTCGAGGCCGACGGCAAGGGCAAGGTCGTGTCGAGCCCGCGTGTGGTGACGGCCGACCAGACCAAGGCGCTGATCGAGCAGGGCACCGAGCTGCCCTACCAGGTCGCGACGTCGAGCGGCGCCACATCGATCGCGTTTCGCAAGGCGAACCTGAAGCTTGAAGTGACGCCGCAGATCACGCCCGAAGGCAACATCATCCTGACGCTGGACGTCAACAAGGACACGGTCGGCCAGGCGACGACGGCAGGTTTCGCGATCAATACCAAGCACGTGCAGACCGAAGTGCTGGTCGAGAACGGCGGCACGGTGGTCATCGGTGGTATCTTCGAACTCACCGAATCCAACGATGAGTCGCGCATTCCGGTCCTGGGTGAAGTGCCTGTCCTCGGTGCACTGTTCCGGACGCGCAACCGCGTTGCCAACAAGACCGAAATGCTCGTCTTTATCACTCCGAAGATGATTACCGACCGCAACGCCGCGCGCTGA
- a CDS encoding pilus assembly protein PilP: MALALAGCGSSDRDDLQKWMADQRAQVKPTVPPISEPKKFTPQAYTEVAAFEPFNSQKLTQALRRDSAQPSTSGLIAPELSRRKESLEAFPLDSMAMVGSLNRNNQPVALISVDKLLYQVRVGNHLGLNYGLITKISETELALREIVQDAAGEWIERVATLQLQEGPKK; the protein is encoded by the coding sequence ATGGCATTGGCCCTCGCCGGATGCGGCTCGTCGGACCGCGACGATCTGCAAAAATGGATGGCCGACCAGCGCGCACAGGTCAAGCCCACGGTGCCGCCGATCTCGGAACCCAAAAAATTCACGCCACAGGCCTACACCGAAGTTGCGGCCTTTGAACCCTTCAACAGCCAGAAGTTGACCCAGGCGCTGCGCCGTGATTCGGCGCAGCCCAGCACTTCCGGATTGATCGCGCCCGAGTTGTCGCGCCGGAAGGAATCGCTCGAGGCGTTTCCGCTGGATTCGATGGCGATGGTCGGCAGCCTGAACCGCAACAACCAGCCGGTGGCGTTGATCAGCGTGGACAAATTGTTGTATCAGGTGCGTGTGGGCAATCATCTGGGCCTGAATTACGGCCTGATCACCAAAATCAGTGAAACCGAACTCGCCTTGCGTGAAATCGTGCAGGACGCCGCCGGTGAGTGGATCGAACGCGTGGCGACGTTGCAGTTGCAAGAAGGGCCGAAAAAATGA
- a CDS encoding type 4a pilus biogenesis protein PilO, whose product MAIRRPSSNIDVAASLRRFGSQFQGLNPNDPSVWPAAPRYALCLAVTLLVLVALWFVWLTGSNDELESERAKEVALRVDYTKKVGQAANLDLLKKQREQVQQYVTLLEKQLPSKAEMDALLSDINQAGLGRSLQFELFRPGQISVKDYYAELPIALRVTGKYHDMGAFAADVANLSRIVTLNNIAIVPQKDGALTMDATARTFRYLDSEEQAAQKAAANPKVKQ is encoded by the coding sequence ATGGCAATACGACGCCCATCCAGCAATATCGATGTCGCAGCTTCCCTGCGTCGTTTCGGCAGTCAGTTCCAGGGCCTCAACCCGAACGACCCTTCCGTATGGCCGGCGGCACCGCGCTATGCGTTGTGCCTGGCAGTCACGCTCCTGGTGCTGGTCGCCTTGTGGTTCGTCTGGCTGACCGGGTCCAACGACGAGCTCGAATCCGAGCGCGCCAAGGAAGTGGCGCTCCGAGTCGACTACACCAAGAAGGTGGGCCAAGCGGCCAATCTCGATCTCTTGAAGAAGCAGCGTGAGCAGGTTCAGCAATACGTGACGCTGCTCGAGAAGCAGTTGCCCAGCAAGGCCGAAATGGACGCCTTGTTGTCGGACATCAATCAGGCTGGACTCGGCCGCAGCCTTCAGTTCGAACTGTTCCGCCCGGGTCAGATCTCGGTGAAGGACTACTACGCCGAGTTGCCGATCGCGCTGCGGGTCACCGGCAAGTACCACGACATGGGCGCCTTCGCTGCCGACGTCGCCAACCTGTCGCGCATCGTCACGCTGAACAACATCGCCATCGTGCCGCAGAAGGATGGCGCCTTGACCATGGACGCGACGGCACGCACCTTCCGCTACCTGGACTCGGAAGAGCAGGCCGCACAAAAAGCTGCGGCGAATCCGAAGGTCAAGCAATGA
- a CDS encoding PilN domain-containing protein: MILINLLPHREASRKRRKESFYATLGAAALLGGLIAGGAYVWYQAQIAGQQSKNTYLQSEIQKLEVEIKEISTLQGEITALRARQQAVEDLQGDRNLPVHLMNELVRQLPDGVYLTSMKQDNQVVTLQGMAQSNERVSELLRNLGNNSPWLVKPELVEITAANVNLTPRDQRRVASFTMRIGVKRPTDAEKAVGAAATASAAVKG; the protein is encoded by the coding sequence GTGATCCTCATCAATCTATTGCCGCACCGCGAGGCTTCGCGAAAACGCCGCAAGGAGAGCTTTTATGCCACGCTCGGCGCTGCCGCCCTGCTGGGTGGCTTGATCGCCGGTGGCGCCTATGTCTGGTATCAGGCGCAGATTGCAGGCCAGCAGTCCAAGAACACCTATCTCCAGTCAGAAATCCAGAAGCTGGAAGTGGAGATCAAGGAAATCTCGACGCTGCAGGGCGAAATCACGGCATTGCGTGCGCGCCAGCAAGCGGTGGAAGATTTGCAGGGCGACCGCAATCTGCCGGTCCACCTCATGAACGAACTCGTTCGGCAACTGCCGGACGGCGTCTACCTCACCAGCATGAAGCAGGACAACCAGGTCGTCACGCTCCAGGGAATGGCGCAGTCGAACGAACGTGTCTCCGAACTATTGCGCAACCTCGGCAACAACAGCCCGTGGCTGGTCAAGCCCGAACTGGTCGAGATCACCGCGGCCAATGTGAACCTCACGCCGCGTGATCAGCGCCGCGTGGCGAGCTTCACGATGCGAATCGGCGTCAAGCGGCCGACGGACGCGGAAAAGGCTGTCGGCGCCGCCGCAACGGCCTCCGCCGCGGTGAAGGGTTAA
- a CDS encoding pilus assembly protein PilM, with the protein MTALGSLFRRQPAPLLGLDVSSSSVKLVELGRDASGKLVLERCAIEPLERGWITDGNVEKFDEVAEAVRRVVRKSGTRTKNVALALPPSAVITKKIVLPGGMSEQELEIQVESEANQYIPFSLDEVSLDFCVMGQSANSTGDVEVLIAASRKEKVQDRQGLAEAAGLKAVILDVESYASRLATARLIEQLPNQGRDAVVALFEVGAFTTSMQVLRNQEVLYDRDQAFGGAQLTQLIVRQYGFSAEEAETKKRSGDLPDDYGSGVLKPFVASIAQEIARALQFFFTSTPHNRVDYVLLAGGSAALPGLTSAVTRQTSFACSLVNPFDGMEIGAGIREKKVRREAPSYLTSCGLAMRRFLQ; encoded by the coding sequence TTGACCGCCTTGGGATCGCTTTTTCGCCGTCAACCCGCGCCATTGCTCGGTTTGGACGTCAGTTCTTCCAGCGTCAAGCTGGTCGAACTTGGCCGCGATGCCTCTGGCAAGCTGGTGCTGGAGCGTTGCGCGATTGAACCGCTGGAGCGTGGCTGGATCACCGATGGCAACGTCGAGAAGTTCGATGAGGTGGCTGAAGCAGTCCGTCGTGTCGTCCGAAAAAGCGGCACGCGCACCAAAAATGTCGCGCTCGCGCTTCCGCCTTCTGCGGTGATCACGAAGAAGATCGTGCTTCCCGGCGGCATGAGCGAGCAGGAACTCGAAATTCAGGTCGAGTCCGAGGCCAACCAATACATTCCGTTCTCGCTGGACGAAGTGAGTCTCGACTTCTGCGTGATGGGCCAGAGCGCCAACTCCACCGGCGACGTCGAGGTGCTGATTGCCGCTTCGCGCAAGGAAAAAGTCCAGGACCGCCAGGGGCTGGCCGAAGCGGCCGGTCTGAAAGCGGTGATTCTGGACGTGGAGTCGTATGCGTCCCGGCTCGCAACCGCGCGTTTGATCGAGCAACTGCCCAACCAGGGCCGCGATGCCGTCGTCGCACTTTTCGAAGTCGGCGCGTTCACCACCAGCATGCAGGTGTTGCGCAACCAGGAAGTGCTGTACGACCGCGACCAGGCTTTTGGCGGCGCGCAACTCACGCAACTGATCGTGCGCCAGTACGGCTTCTCGGCGGAAGAGGCCGAAACGAAAAAGCGCAGCGGCGATCTCCCCGACGACTACGGTTCCGGCGTCCTGAAGCCCTTTGTGGCCAGCATTGCCCAGGAAATAGCCCGGGCGCTCCAGTTTTTCTTCACCAGCACGCCGCACAACCGTGTCGACTACGTGCTGCTGGCGGGCGGGTCGGCCGCGCTGCCGGGCCTCACCAGCGCAGTCACGCGTCAAACGTCTTTCGCGTGCTCGCTCGTGAACCCGTTCGACGGCATGGAAATCGGCGCCGGCATTCGCGAAAAGAAAGTGCGCCGTGAAGCGCCTTCCTATCTGACGTCGTGTGGACTGGCGATGCGGAGGTTCCTGCAGTGA